One region of Malania oleifera isolate guangnan ecotype guangnan chromosome 6, ASM2987363v1, whole genome shotgun sequence genomic DNA includes:
- the LOC131157908 gene encoding sugar carrier protein A isoform X2, with protein MDGFLQKFFHKVYVKKSHAHENNYCKYNNQGLAAFTSSLYLAGLVASLIASPVTRKLGRRTSIICGGISFLIGATLNASAMNMAMLLLGRIMLGVGIGFGNQAVPLYLSEMAPTHLRGGLNMMFQLATTLGIFTANMINYGTQKLEPWGWRLSLGLAALPALLMTVGGILLPETPNSLIERGFKEKGEKVLRKIRGTENVGAELQDMIDASEFANAIKHPFRNIFHRRNRPQLVMAIFMPMFQILTGINSILFYAPVLFQTMGFQGNASLYSSALTGAVLATSTLISIATVDRLGRRILLISGGIQMAICQIIVAIILGLKFGEGKELSKGISTLVVLVICLFVLAFGWSWGPLGWTVPSEIFPLETRSAGQSITVAVNLLFTFIIAQSFLSLLCTLKYGIFLFFSGWVTIMTIFVYIFLPETKGVPIEEMILLWRKHWFWKRIVLTETEADENNCQQSEQSDSTNLGEIIKVTVTDSHMQ; from the exons ATGGATggatttcttcaaaaatttttccATAAGGTTTATGTGAAAAAATCGCACGCACATGAAAACAATTACTGCAAATACAACAATCAAGGCCTTGCGGCATTTACCTCCTCTCTATACCTGGCTGGTTTAGTTGCATCTTTAATAGCATCTCCAGTGACAAGGAAGCTGGGTCGTCGAACAAGCATAATTTGTGGTGGGATCAGCTTCCTCATAGGAGCAACCCTAAATGCCTCTGCTATGAACATGGCAATGCTTCTTCTTGGTCGAATCATGCTCGGAGTTGGCATTGGCTTTGGTAACCAG GCTGTCCCGCTGTACTTATCAGAGATGGCACCAACCCATCTTCGAGGTGGCTTGAACATGATGTTTCAGCTGGCAACCACTCTTGGAATCTTCACAGCAAACATGATCAATTATGGAACACAGAAGCTCGAACCATGGGGATGGAGGCTGTCATTGGGCCTGGCTGCATTACCAGCTCTACTGATGACAGTGGGAGGTATTCTTCTTCCAGAGACACCCAACAGCCTAATTGAACGAGGattcaaagaaaaaggagaaaaagttTTACGGAAGATCAGAGGAACTGAAAATGTCGGTGCAGAGTTACAAGACATGATAGATGCAAGTGAATTTGCGAACGCAATCAAGCATCCTTTTAGAAACATCTTTCACAGAAGGAACAGGCCACAGTTGGTTATGGCAATCTTCATGCCTATGTTCCAGATCCTCACGGGCATAAATTCTATTCTCTTCTATGCCCCAGTACTGTTTCAGACTATGGGTTTTCAGGGAAATGCTTCTCTCTACTCTTCAGCTTTGACTGGAGCAGTACTTGCTACATCCACATTGATTTCTATTGCAACAGTGGATAGATTGGGTCGAAGAATTTTACTTATTAGCGGAGGAATACAAATGGCCATATGTCAG ATCATAGTCGCCATAATCTTGGGGCTGAAGTTTGGAGAAGGCAAAGAACTCTCAAAAGGCATCTCAACATTGGTTGTATTGGTAATCTGCTTATTCGTTTTAGCATTTGGATGGTCATGGGGACCACTTGGATGGACAGTGCCGAGTGAAATATTCCCATTAGAAACACGATCAGCTGGACAGAGCATTACAGTAGCTGTTAACCTCCTCTTCACTTTCATTATAGCCCAGTCTTTCCTATCCCTCCTCTGCACTTTGAAATATGGAATTTTCCTATTCTTTTCTGGCTGGGTCACCATCATGACAATCTTTGTTTACATCTTCCTACCTGAAACCAAGGGAGTTCCAATTGAAGAGATGATACTCTTATGGAGAAAGCACTGGTTCTGGAAAAGAATTGTGCTCACAGAAACAGAAGCTGATGAGAATAATTGTCAACAAAGTGAGCAAAGTGATTCAACAAATTTAGGTGAAATAATTAAAGTAACAGTTACTGACTCCCATATGCAGTAG
- the LOC131157908 gene encoding sugar transport protein 7 isoform X1 yields MAGGSFTPAGVAKDRAQQYQGRVTPYVIIACIIAAVGGSIFGYDIGISGGVTSMDGFLQKFFHKVYVKKSHAHENNYCKYNNQGLAAFTSSLYLAGLVASLIASPVTRKLGRRTSIICGGISFLIGATLNASAMNMAMLLLGRIMLGVGIGFGNQAVPLYLSEMAPTHLRGGLNMMFQLATTLGIFTANMINYGTQKLEPWGWRLSLGLAALPALLMTVGGILLPETPNSLIERGFKEKGEKVLRKIRGTENVGAELQDMIDASEFANAIKHPFRNIFHRRNRPQLVMAIFMPMFQILTGINSILFYAPVLFQTMGFQGNASLYSSALTGAVLATSTLISIATVDRLGRRILLISGGIQMAICQIIVAIILGLKFGEGKELSKGISTLVVLVICLFVLAFGWSWGPLGWTVPSEIFPLETRSAGQSITVAVNLLFTFIIAQSFLSLLCTLKYGIFLFFSGWVTIMTIFVYIFLPETKGVPIEEMILLWRKHWFWKRIVLTETEADENNCQQSEQSDSTNLGEIIKVTVTDSHMQ; encoded by the exons ATGGCAGGCGGGTCTTTTACTCCGGCAGGTGTGGCCAAGGATAGAGCACAGCAGTACCAAGGGAGGGTTACCCCTTATGTGATCATTGCTTGCATCATTGCTGCAGTTGGCGGGTCAATATTCGGGTATGATATCGGAATTTCAG GAGGAGTGACATCAATGGATggatttcttcaaaaatttttccATAAGGTTTATGTGAAAAAATCGCACGCACATGAAAACAATTACTGCAAATACAACAATCAAGGCCTTGCGGCATTTACCTCCTCTCTATACCTGGCTGGTTTAGTTGCATCTTTAATAGCATCTCCAGTGACAAGGAAGCTGGGTCGTCGAACAAGCATAATTTGTGGTGGGATCAGCTTCCTCATAGGAGCAACCCTAAATGCCTCTGCTATGAACATGGCAATGCTTCTTCTTGGTCGAATCATGCTCGGAGTTGGCATTGGCTTTGGTAACCAG GCTGTCCCGCTGTACTTATCAGAGATGGCACCAACCCATCTTCGAGGTGGCTTGAACATGATGTTTCAGCTGGCAACCACTCTTGGAATCTTCACAGCAAACATGATCAATTATGGAACACAGAAGCTCGAACCATGGGGATGGAGGCTGTCATTGGGCCTGGCTGCATTACCAGCTCTACTGATGACAGTGGGAGGTATTCTTCTTCCAGAGACACCCAACAGCCTAATTGAACGAGGattcaaagaaaaaggagaaaaagttTTACGGAAGATCAGAGGAACTGAAAATGTCGGTGCAGAGTTACAAGACATGATAGATGCAAGTGAATTTGCGAACGCAATCAAGCATCCTTTTAGAAACATCTTTCACAGAAGGAACAGGCCACAGTTGGTTATGGCAATCTTCATGCCTATGTTCCAGATCCTCACGGGCATAAATTCTATTCTCTTCTATGCCCCAGTACTGTTTCAGACTATGGGTTTTCAGGGAAATGCTTCTCTCTACTCTTCAGCTTTGACTGGAGCAGTACTTGCTACATCCACATTGATTTCTATTGCAACAGTGGATAGATTGGGTCGAAGAATTTTACTTATTAGCGGAGGAATACAAATGGCCATATGTCAG ATCATAGTCGCCATAATCTTGGGGCTGAAGTTTGGAGAAGGCAAAGAACTCTCAAAAGGCATCTCAACATTGGTTGTATTGGTAATCTGCTTATTCGTTTTAGCATTTGGATGGTCATGGGGACCACTTGGATGGACAGTGCCGAGTGAAATATTCCCATTAGAAACACGATCAGCTGGACAGAGCATTACAGTAGCTGTTAACCTCCTCTTCACTTTCATTATAGCCCAGTCTTTCCTATCCCTCCTCTGCACTTTGAAATATGGAATTTTCCTATTCTTTTCTGGCTGGGTCACCATCATGACAATCTTTGTTTACATCTTCCTACCTGAAACCAAGGGAGTTCCAATTGAAGAGATGATACTCTTATGGAGAAAGCACTGGTTCTGGAAAAGAATTGTGCTCACAGAAACAGAAGCTGATGAGAATAATTGTCAACAAAGTGAGCAAAGTGATTCAACAAATTTAGGTGAAATAATTAAAGTAACAGTTACTGACTCCCATATGCAGTAG